The genomic interval CTCCAATTTTCTGCTATCAGACCGCGACAGGGAGGTCGGAGGCGATTGCCATGAAGCGCGAAAGGGGCCAGCGCTGGGAAGAGAACAGCGCTTTGAGAAAGGCGCGCGAAGAGCGTGGCTGGAGCCGTGAATATCTGGCCAGTGTGCTTGGCACCAACGCCTTTACGATCTACCGCTGGGAAAGTGGTAGGGCCTATCCAGGTCCCTATTTCCGTCAGAAGCTCTGTGCTGCCTTCGGATACGAGCCCACAGCTCTTGGCCTCACTGGCAGAAAGCGGCATGCCACTCCTCCCTTGGGGGAGCCGACGAACCCGCATCCGCAGCCAACACCTTCTTCCACGCCGCCTTTGTCTACATTTTGGTCGCATCTGCCCTTGCAGGGACGCACAGCTCTATTGAATCAGCTGCGGAATTCGCCACGCCTGGCTGCCCGTCTTGCTCCCCATCGCATTGTACCGGTGCCGCCGCTAGAGCCAGCAGCGGCTCTGGAATTGCTACGGATGCTCGCGCCTCAAGCTGTGAACCAGGAGCCAGCCCTGGCCATGCGCTTAGTCGAAGCTGTTGGCGGCTTGCCTCTGGCCATCTTACTCCTGGGCAGTCACCTCTATGAGGAGTCGCTGTACGAGCAACCGCGCCGTATTGCAGCGGCTTTTCGCTGTCTTCTTGAGCGGCCTGCTCGCTGGTTCTCGCTCTGCTTGCCAGCGAGTGGCAACCATGCCGGCCTGCTCAGGGAGAGCCTGCAGCGCAGTCTTGCTCGTTTGCCTTCCGCTGCCCTGGCTCTTCTCCATTCCCTGGCTGTTTTCTCTCCCCAACCTAACAGCTTTAGCGAGGAGGCTGCCGCTGCAGTTTGTCTGTGTGAGGCGACGACCTTCACTATGGCGCTCGATCTCCTCTGTGATAGCGGCCTGCTGGAATGTCGGGCCGCCCGTTATAGCCTGCACCCGGTGGTTGGCGCCTATCTTCGGCTTGATCAGCCCGAGCTGAGCGCCGCCGAGCGCCATTTAGTTGACTACTACGCCGCCCTGGTCCGGCAGCAGCTCGCTGCGGGCAGCCCTCCATCGCTCGTTGAGCAAGAGAATCTTCAGACCGCTCTGCAGCTAGCAAAGCAGCACACGCTATGCGCAGAGCAACATCTCCTGCAGGCGGCTCTCGAGGCCCTGGAGTAACGGCGTTTCTTTCTGAGCGGCTAGGCCCGCCGGACCTTCCAAGAACAGCGAGGGAGCAATCTGTTATGTCAGGACTGCCCCCTCTGCTCGCTGATCAGTCAGCGCACAGTCCTGCTTAGAACGCCAGGGCCTGCCCCCGTCGGGGTGGACCTGGCTGTAGCGGTACCACTGCAATAGCTTCTTTTGGTCCCAACTAGCCTGGCCCGGTCGTCTCCACTTTCAGCCCCTCCAGCACTGCCCGCTAGCGCCTGGACTCTGCTGATGGTCCATCCGCCAGTCTACCACGTTCGCTCAAATCCCTTGAGAAGCATCAGAAGGCTACCAGCGGTGCACCTGGCCTGCTGTTTATAGCGTTGCAGATGGGAGTATAAAAAGATCCCCCTGTTCGTCCACCGTGGCTGTCCAGGGGCTGGCTTCAGCTCCACCAAGCCCATAACCACATAGGAAACTGTTGTCCCAGTACACCCAGACTAGTGAAGCGGTGACTGTGAGTAGATAGTTTCCCGACGAGGCCGTAGCGTCTGGAGCAATAGCCCGAGCTGCCACAGAGCTAGTCTTCTGCTGAAGGGTCTTAGCAGTTACAAAGGCAATCCCTGGCGTCTTCCTCAACTTCGCTAAACTATATTTTTTCACCACCCCATGTGCTGTCTGTACCGTCTGATCAGGCTGGGGAGCAGAATCGGCAGAAACTCGAGTCACAGGAACGAAAGCGATGACAAGAGCAATCAGGACAGCCAACCCCCAGTGCTTTGGGCAAGGCCTTTGCTTCAACCAGCCCGATAGCTGCCACTTGCCGCACTTGACGCCGCTGACGACGGGCCCGCCAGGTCTTCACGCTCAGCTGGATCTCTCTGACAAGCAGGACGAGAGTCACCAGCAGCCCCACACTGAGCACCGGGGTCGCAGCTTCCAGGATCATTACCTGCTCCGGACACGGCATCTCAGGAACCTCCTTGGAGCGTCAAGAAAACAAAAAAGCCAGCTGCCAGTACAGCGACGAATACGCCTATCGCTCCAATCAGCTGCCCCACACGTTCCGGACCAGGTGGCAAACGCCACACTCGTAGCCAGAGGATCAGATCGCTGACGAACAGCGCCAGGAAGCAAACAAGAGGCAAAATTATGCGAAGCACGGCAGACTTCTCCTCTACAAGGGTAACTACAGCTCGCCAATCTCATAGTACGAATCCCTTCACAAGAGGCGTTCTCACCCCACAACCCTTGAAAGATGCATCTAAGGCAAGAATACCAGGTACTCATCTAGAGAGCCAGCGCCTTTACTAGTCTCCTTGCTAGTCTTCTTCTCTCATCCTCTCCTCACTTCATGTAGGGCCGCCAGCCCAATCTGGCCGTTACTGCTAACAATGTAGCCCTCTCCTATCTGCCGTTGCCGATCAGCCAGCACAACGTCTAGACTGTATTCCTGAGCCTTACGACTGTACGTAACTGTTACGTCTTGCTGCGATCCTGCGATCCCAATGGTTGTCTATAGCAGAGCGATAGAATCGTTTCCTGCTCCCAGCGCGGCCCCGTCTGACGATAGAGATAA from Thermogemmatispora onikobensis carries:
- a CDS encoding helix-turn-helix domain-containing protein, with amino-acid sequence MKRERGQRWEENSALRKAREERGWSREYLASVLGTNAFTIYRWESGRAYPGPYFRQKLCAAFGYEPTALGLTGRKRHATPPLGEPTNPHPQPTPSSTPPLSTFWSHLPLQGRTALLNQLRNSPRLAARLAPHRIVPVPPLEPAAALELLRMLAPQAVNQEPALAMRLVEAVGGLPLAILLLGSHLYEESLYEQPRRIAAAFRCLLERPARWFSLCLPASGNHAGLLRESLQRSLARLPSAALALLHSLAVFSPQPNSFSEEAAAAVCLCEATTFTMALDLLCDSGLLECRAARYSLHPVVGAYLRLDQPELSAAERHLVDYYAALVRQQLAAGSPPSLVEQENLQTALQLAKQHTLCAEQHLLQAALEALE